Proteins found in one Strix uralensis isolate ZFMK-TIS-50842 chromosome 21, bStrUra1, whole genome shotgun sequence genomic segment:
- the TOR4A gene encoding torsin-4A, whose product MDGDLPCSEVDGEVSSATEDLGGQMPCVESDTEGDVSSAESNAEGGMPCAETNTEEEAPCVESSVEGELPGTDSDGEGEMPCAKSDAKGEASCYESDGEELPATEIPAASKKISSISSSLRAIIRLRRQYRVQKKSRLHLELPREKSSELVHARVFQRQLSLNRASLYGPSMSFFNQTSFETSQYFTFDTSVEQYAVKKCRRRKNRRKSRIVLYPDKTKRYLPTEEKSKAKRCLLLLIVIIFFQILNAIENLDDNLQKYDLDGLEKTMHREVFGQKVAVESIMELLKDYLATHIHNKPLVISLNGPTGVGKSHVGWLLAKHFLSVMDNDFVLQYFVMHHCPNGVAPLTCETDLSKKISDMVTRAEMEEKIPLFILDEVELMSPVLLDTLSRFFEPNQTNEFLNAIYILISNIGGGEITKFVIQNASAELLHQQRGGEELLSIIQPVLIDAHPLWKSADIIPFVLLEKSHVINCFLEEMRREGLYPDQKHIENLASQLSYYTTGGKQYSKMGCKQVVAKVNLL is encoded by the coding sequence ATGGATGGAGATCTGCCCTGTTCTGAGGTGGATGGAGAAGTGTCCTCTGCCACAGAGGATCTGGGAGGACAGATGCCCTGTGTGGAGAGCGATACTGAAGGAGACGTGTCCAGTGCTGAGAGCAATGCAGAAGGAGGGATGCCCTGTGCTGAGACCAACACAGAAGAAGAGGCACCTTGTGTTGAGAGCAGTGTGGAAGGAGAGCTGCCCGGCACTGACAGCGATGGCGAAGGGGAAATGCCCTGTGCCAAGAGTGATGCAAAAGGAGAGGCGTCTTGCTATGAGAGTGACGGGGAAGAATTACCGGCTACTGAAATCCCTGCTGCTTCAAAGAAAAtatcttctatttcttcttccttgcGGGCAATCATCCGCCTGAGACGACAATACCGGGTGCAAAAGAAAAGTCGTCTGCATTTAGAGCTCCCTCGAGAAAAGTCTTCAGAGCTTGTCCATGCGAGGGTGTTTCAAAGGCAGCTTTCGCTGAACCGCGCTAGCCTGTATGGCCCTTCCATGTCCTTCTTTAATCAGACCAGCTTCGAAACTTCCCAGTACTTCACCTTTGACACATCTGTGGAGCAGTATGCTGTGAAAAAATGCAGGCGGAGAAAGAATCGCAGGAAATCTAGGATAGTCCTGTATccagacaaaacaaaaagatacCTTCCAACAGAGGAGAAGAGCAAGGCAAAACGCTGCCTTCTCTTGCTCATTGTCATTATCTTCTTCCAGATTCTCAATGCAATAGAGAACCTGGATGATAACCTCCAAAAATATGACCTAGATGGTTTGGAGAAAACAATGCACCGGGAAGTATTTGGGCAGAAGGTTGCTGTGGAAAGTATTATGGAATTACTGAAAGACTATCTGGCTACCCATATACACAACAAGCCTCTAGTAATCTCTTTAAATGGCCCGACAGGAGTTGGGAAGAGTCATGTTGGCTGGCTGCTGgccaaacattttctttctgtcatgGACAATGACTTTGTGCTTCAGTACTTTGTTATGCATCACTGCCCCAATGGGGTGGCTCCTCTTACTTGTGAAACAGATTTGTCTAAGAAGATTTCTGACATGGTTACAAGAGCTGAAATGGAAGAGAAGATACCATTGTTTATTCTGGATGAGGTTGAACTCATGTCTCCAGTCCTGCTGGATACTCTCAGCCGATTCTTTGAACCCAATCAAACCAACGAGTTCCTCAACGCCATCTACATTTTAATAAGCAACATAGGAGGTGGTGAAATAACAAAGTTTGTTATCCAGAATGCATCTGCTGAGCTTCTGCATCAGCAAAGGGGAGGTGAAGAACTGCTGAGCATCATCCAGCCTGTACTGATTGATGCCCACCCTCTCTGGAAATCTGCGGACATCATCCCATTTGTTCTTCTAGAGAAGAGTCACGTCATAAACTGCTTCCTAGAGGAGATGAGGAGAGAAGGGCTGTATCCCGACCAGAAGCATATTGAAAATTTAGCAAGTCAGCTCAGTTACTACACTACAGGGGGCAAGCAGTACTCCAAGATGGGCTGCAAGCAGGTTGTGGCCAAAGTCAACCTGTTGTAG